The sequence GGCATCGGAAATCTGGCCGGAACCGTTCTGAGCGCGCAGGCGCCGCTGCGCCGGGCGCGCTTTGGCCGGACGCTGCGCGGGGTAATGCTGGCCTATGCCCTCATCTGGCCCTTCTATGGCCTCGCCATCACCCCGCTCTTCCTGGGCGCCGTCATGATCCTCTACTCGCTCATTGATTCGGTTGCTGCCATACAAATGGTCAGCTATCGCATGACCAGCGTACCCGAACACCTCCAGGGCCGCGTGAGCAGCGCCTACCGCATGATCCCTTATGCGATGGTGGCGCTGGGGCAGGCGCTGATCGGGGTGAGTCTGCAACAACTCGGCGTCTTGCCTACAGTTGCCCTCCTCTGGGCCGGGCTGCTCTTCTTCGCGCTTCGCCTGCTGATAAGCCGCAAAGAATTGGCATAGCGATTGCACTCCCTCTTCATGGCGCGCCTCTTGCAGGGCAGAGACTCATCTCTGCGTTTCTCCGCGTATCTATGCAGCGCCAGAGGCCCCCAGGAGGCGCTGCGCCCATTTCGAGCCACTGAAAGGAAGTGATCGCAATGAGTAGCTCTGCCTCGCCAAACGATCCGGCGTATGATCAGCCAACGGCTCCCCTGGAGGGCCAGTCGCCGTACTACCAGTATCCCCAAAGCCAATATCCCCAAAGCGAGCCGCCCGCTTATTTTCCACCAGGAAGCCATCAGCCAGCCGATCAAGTCGTCCGGTCATCCGATTTTGGTGGTGCGCACGCCGAAAGCCGCTATTCGTCCTATGTTGACGCGGATGGCAACATCGTGGAGCGCCGCCAGCAGGTCTATCACGACGCCAACCAGCAGCGAGCCAATATTCGCTATTGGAGTACGACCGTCATCTACTTCCTGCTGAGCGTGCTGGAGGTGATCCTGGGACTCAGATGGCTCTTCCGCCTGCTGGGAGCCAACACGGACAACGACTTCATCAGCTTTCTCTATGGCATAAGCCATCCCTTTGTCGCGCCCTTTAATGGCATTTTCAACGACCAGTCCCTGGGCAGGCAGGGCGTCTTTGAGTTTTCCACCCTGATCGCCATGCTGGTGTACGCGCTGATCGCCTGG comes from Ktedonobacterales bacterium and encodes:
- a CDS encoding YggT family protein, which translates into the protein MSSSASPNDPAYDQPTAPLEGQSPYYQYPQSQYPQSEPPAYFPPGSHQPADQVVRSSDFGGAHAESRYSSYVDADGNIVERRQQVYHDANQQRANIRYWSTTVIYFLLSVLEVILGLRWLFRLLGANTDNDFISFLYGISHPFVAPFNGIFNDQSLGRQGVFEFSTLIAMLVYALIAWGLVALINLLFRPVPGTTDSTITTRRRSY